One genomic segment of Mytilus galloprovincialis chromosome 5, xbMytGall1.hap1.1, whole genome shotgun sequence includes these proteins:
- the LOC143076699 gene encoding potassium voltage-gated channel protein Shaw-like isoform X1, whose protein sequence is MYNEKFSSTQSAIFIFLKSIIGHSSRRSSLSQLPVSRDCGKKAKYSPIGQSKKTDSHDFELTNNCNSKKAGEKCKCTDNQERSGGDMAFSAIYSGGRGGNISKHRVVQQTDDSNIELQNDSDTCSRCRMSSTSSQNGSDTVKLNVGGTVFETYVSTLKKLRTCKLSRSYEMKKYYREDKGDYFLDRDPQVFSVVLNYLRTGELHIPTFLCGPILQREFEHWGIDELDIERCCWQPYNTWKTQNLSLEKLESDRKKSTTQRDLKCDRNSPSRWKRVRAIVWNVLQDPTSSCGAKIYAWISILFVFLSIFSFCAETHPAFKVDRSALKSFEALYSIQPEATYFTEATVTIPSTLNDTNSNQTADQRVTHPALKIIDLCCVTFFTVEFICRFVFCPAKLQFITTAQNIIDILAILPDYVEFIIYIINPSGEKMPFMEFIVILRMLRLCRIFRLIRHVPGLWILLYTLKASSNELLLMFVFLLIGMIVFASLIHFAESDKGFDNIPIGFWWSVVTMTTVGYGDKFPQTAYGYIVGSLCAVSGLLMIAFTVPIIVSNFVLYYTHVQYGLGKIERTKRNAFEEEEQGLISDYESETECIESKEIIKVKENGHGNHGTDGNYNKVSISSEDNSPV, encoded by the exons TCGAGGAGATCGTCTCTGTCACAACTACCCGTATCACGTGACTGTGGAAAAAAGGCAAAGTATTCACCGATTGGTCAATCGAAAAAGACAGATTCCCACGATTTTGAATTAACAAATAATTGCAATTCGAAGAAAGCAGGTGAGAAATGCAAATGTACGGACAATCAAGAAAGGTCTGGTGGAGATATGGCGTTTAGCGCCATCTATAGCGGTGGACGTGGCGGGAATATTTCAAAACACCGGGTAGTACAACAAACAGACGACAGTAACATAGAATTACAAAATGATTCGGACACTTGTTCACGATGTCGGATGTCAAGCACATCGAGTCAAAATGGTAGTGATACGGTGAAACTGAACGTAGGAGGGACAGTGTTTGAGACCTATGTGTCTACATTGAAAAAGTTACGGACTTGTAAATTGTCAAGAAGTTACGAAATGAAGAAGTATTATCGAGAAGACAAGGGAGACTACTTTTTAGACAGGGACCCTCAAGTTTTTTCCGTAGTTCTGAACTATTTACGAACAGGAGAATTACATATTCCAACTTTTTTATGTGGTCCTATTCTGCAAAGAGAATTCGAACACTGGGGAATAGACGAATTAGACATTGAACGTTGCTGTTGGCAACCCTACAATACTTGGAAAACGCAAAATCTATCCTTGGAAAAATTAGAAAGTGATCGTAAAAAGTCAACAACACAAAGAGACCTGAAATGTGATCGAAATAGTCCGTCCCGATGGAAACGGGTGCGGGCGATAGTCTGGAACGTCCTACAAGACCCAACCTCATCATGCGGTGCAAAA ATATATGCCTGGATTTCCATTTTATTCGTTTTCCTTTCCATTTTTTCATTCTGCGCGGAAACGCATCCGGCATTCAAGGTAGACAGAAGCGCCCTCAAGTCTTTCGAAGCTTTATATAGCATCCAACCCGAGGCTACATACTTTACAGAAGCGACTGTAACCATTCCAAGTACGTTGAACGACACAAACTCAAATCAAACTGCGGATCAACGAGTTACACACCCTGCCTTGAAAATCATTGATTTATGCTGTGTCACTTTTTTCACCGTAGAATTTATCTGTCGGTTTGTCTTTTGTCCGGCTAAATTACAATTTATCACTACAGCACAAAATATCATCGACATTCTCGCTATTTTACCGGATTATGTGGAGTTTATCATATACATAATTAACCCATCTGGAGAGAAAATGCCTTTTATGGAATTTATTGTGATTCTGCGCATGCTCAGGTTATGTCGTATATTCCGCTTAATTCGCCATGTGCCTGGATTATGGATTTTACTGTATACATTGAAAGCCAGTTCCAACGAACTTTTGTTAATGTTTGTCTTCTTGTTGATTGGTATGATAGTTTTTGCTTCGCTAATTCATTTCGCAGAATCCGATAAAGGATTTGATAACATTCCAATTGGCTTTTGGTGGAGTGTTGTTACTATGACTACGGTTGGTTATGGGGATAAGTTTCCTCAAACAGCATACGGTTATATTGTAGGATCTCTATGCGCAGTCTCAGGACTTCTTATGATCGCTTTCACAGTGCCAATCATTGTTAGTAATTTCGTACTTTATTACACGCATGTGCAATATGGACTGGGAAAAATTGAACGCACGAAAAGAAACGCATTTGAGGAAGAAGAACAAGGTCTTATCAGTGACTATGAAAGTGAAACCGAGTGTATAGAATCAAAAGAGAtcataaaagtaaaagaaaatggCCACGGAAACCACGGGACTGACGGCAATTACAATAAAGTGTCAATTTCAAGCGAAGACAACAGTCCAGTATGA
- the LOC143076699 gene encoding potassium voltage-gated channel protein Shaw-like isoform X2: MLLVPETVVEMSRRSSLSQLPVSRDCGKKAKYSPIGQSKKTDSHDFELTNNCNSKKAGEKCKCTDNQERSGGDMAFSAIYSGGRGGNISKHRVVQQTDDSNIELQNDSDTCSRCRMSSTSSQNGSDTVKLNVGGTVFETYVSTLKKLRTCKLSRSYEMKKYYREDKGDYFLDRDPQVFSVVLNYLRTGELHIPTFLCGPILQREFEHWGIDELDIERCCWQPYNTWKTQNLSLEKLESDRKKSTTQRDLKCDRNSPSRWKRVRAIVWNVLQDPTSSCGAKIYAWISILFVFLSIFSFCAETHPAFKVDRSALKSFEALYSIQPEATYFTEATVTIPSTLNDTNSNQTADQRVTHPALKIIDLCCVTFFTVEFICRFVFCPAKLQFITTAQNIIDILAILPDYVEFIIYIINPSGEKMPFMEFIVILRMLRLCRIFRLIRHVPGLWILLYTLKASSNELLLMFVFLLIGMIVFASLIHFAESDKGFDNIPIGFWWSVVTMTTVGYGDKFPQTAYGYIVGSLCAVSGLLMIAFTVPIIVSNFVLYYTHVQYGLGKIERTKRNAFEEEEQGLISDYESETECIESKEIIKVKENGHGNHGTDGNYNKVSISSEDNSPV; encoded by the exons TCGAGGAGATCGTCTCTGTCACAACTACCCGTATCACGTGACTGTGGAAAAAAGGCAAAGTATTCACCGATTGGTCAATCGAAAAAGACAGATTCCCACGATTTTGAATTAACAAATAATTGCAATTCGAAGAAAGCAGGTGAGAAATGCAAATGTACGGACAATCAAGAAAGGTCTGGTGGAGATATGGCGTTTAGCGCCATCTATAGCGGTGGACGTGGCGGGAATATTTCAAAACACCGGGTAGTACAACAAACAGACGACAGTAACATAGAATTACAAAATGATTCGGACACTTGTTCACGATGTCGGATGTCAAGCACATCGAGTCAAAATGGTAGTGATACGGTGAAACTGAACGTAGGAGGGACAGTGTTTGAGACCTATGTGTCTACATTGAAAAAGTTACGGACTTGTAAATTGTCAAGAAGTTACGAAATGAAGAAGTATTATCGAGAAGACAAGGGAGACTACTTTTTAGACAGGGACCCTCAAGTTTTTTCCGTAGTTCTGAACTATTTACGAACAGGAGAATTACATATTCCAACTTTTTTATGTGGTCCTATTCTGCAAAGAGAATTCGAACACTGGGGAATAGACGAATTAGACATTGAACGTTGCTGTTGGCAACCCTACAATACTTGGAAAACGCAAAATCTATCCTTGGAAAAATTAGAAAGTGATCGTAAAAAGTCAACAACACAAAGAGACCTGAAATGTGATCGAAATAGTCCGTCCCGATGGAAACGGGTGCGGGCGATAGTCTGGAACGTCCTACAAGACCCAACCTCATCATGCGGTGCAAAA ATATATGCCTGGATTTCCATTTTATTCGTTTTCCTTTCCATTTTTTCATTCTGCGCGGAAACGCATCCGGCATTCAAGGTAGACAGAAGCGCCCTCAAGTCTTTCGAAGCTTTATATAGCATCCAACCCGAGGCTACATACTTTACAGAAGCGACTGTAACCATTCCAAGTACGTTGAACGACACAAACTCAAATCAAACTGCGGATCAACGAGTTACACACCCTGCCTTGAAAATCATTGATTTATGCTGTGTCACTTTTTTCACCGTAGAATTTATCTGTCGGTTTGTCTTTTGTCCGGCTAAATTACAATTTATCACTACAGCACAAAATATCATCGACATTCTCGCTATTTTACCGGATTATGTGGAGTTTATCATATACATAATTAACCCATCTGGAGAGAAAATGCCTTTTATGGAATTTATTGTGATTCTGCGCATGCTCAGGTTATGTCGTATATTCCGCTTAATTCGCCATGTGCCTGGATTATGGATTTTACTGTATACATTGAAAGCCAGTTCCAACGAACTTTTGTTAATGTTTGTCTTCTTGTTGATTGGTATGATAGTTTTTGCTTCGCTAATTCATTTCGCAGAATCCGATAAAGGATTTGATAACATTCCAATTGGCTTTTGGTGGAGTGTTGTTACTATGACTACGGTTGGTTATGGGGATAAGTTTCCTCAAACAGCATACGGTTATATTGTAGGATCTCTATGCGCAGTCTCAGGACTTCTTATGATCGCTTTCACAGTGCCAATCATTGTTAGTAATTTCGTACTTTATTACACGCATGTGCAATATGGACTGGGAAAAATTGAACGCACGAAAAGAAACGCATTTGAGGAAGAAGAACAAGGTCTTATCAGTGACTATGAAAGTGAAACCGAGTGTATAGAATCAAAAGAGAtcataaaagtaaaagaaaatggCCACGGAAACCACGGGACTGACGGCAATTACAATAAAGTGTCAATTTCAAGCGAAGACAACAGTCCAGTATGA
- the LOC143076699 gene encoding potassium voltage-gated channel protein Shaw-like isoform X3, whose product MIIESKPLSRRSSLSQLPVSRDCGKKAKYSPIGQSKKTDSHDFELTNNCNSKKAGEKCKCTDNQERSGGDMAFSAIYSGGRGGNISKHRVVQQTDDSNIELQNDSDTCSRCRMSSTSSQNGSDTVKLNVGGTVFETYVSTLKKLRTCKLSRSYEMKKYYREDKGDYFLDRDPQVFSVVLNYLRTGELHIPTFLCGPILQREFEHWGIDELDIERCCWQPYNTWKTQNLSLEKLESDRKKSTTQRDLKCDRNSPSRWKRVRAIVWNVLQDPTSSCGAKIYAWISILFVFLSIFSFCAETHPAFKVDRSALKSFEALYSIQPEATYFTEATVTIPSTLNDTNSNQTADQRVTHPALKIIDLCCVTFFTVEFICRFVFCPAKLQFITTAQNIIDILAILPDYVEFIIYIINPSGEKMPFMEFIVILRMLRLCRIFRLIRHVPGLWILLYTLKASSNELLLMFVFLLIGMIVFASLIHFAESDKGFDNIPIGFWWSVVTMTTVGYGDKFPQTAYGYIVGSLCAVSGLLMIAFTVPIIVSNFVLYYTHVQYGLGKIERTKRNAFEEEEQGLISDYESETECIESKEIIKVKENGHGNHGTDGNYNKVSISSEDNSPV is encoded by the exons ATGATTATAGAATCGAAACCGTTG TCGAGGAGATCGTCTCTGTCACAACTACCCGTATCACGTGACTGTGGAAAAAAGGCAAAGTATTCACCGATTGGTCAATCGAAAAAGACAGATTCCCACGATTTTGAATTAACAAATAATTGCAATTCGAAGAAAGCAGGTGAGAAATGCAAATGTACGGACAATCAAGAAAGGTCTGGTGGAGATATGGCGTTTAGCGCCATCTATAGCGGTGGACGTGGCGGGAATATTTCAAAACACCGGGTAGTACAACAAACAGACGACAGTAACATAGAATTACAAAATGATTCGGACACTTGTTCACGATGTCGGATGTCAAGCACATCGAGTCAAAATGGTAGTGATACGGTGAAACTGAACGTAGGAGGGACAGTGTTTGAGACCTATGTGTCTACATTGAAAAAGTTACGGACTTGTAAATTGTCAAGAAGTTACGAAATGAAGAAGTATTATCGAGAAGACAAGGGAGACTACTTTTTAGACAGGGACCCTCAAGTTTTTTCCGTAGTTCTGAACTATTTACGAACAGGAGAATTACATATTCCAACTTTTTTATGTGGTCCTATTCTGCAAAGAGAATTCGAACACTGGGGAATAGACGAATTAGACATTGAACGTTGCTGTTGGCAACCCTACAATACTTGGAAAACGCAAAATCTATCCTTGGAAAAATTAGAAAGTGATCGTAAAAAGTCAACAACACAAAGAGACCTGAAATGTGATCGAAATAGTCCGTCCCGATGGAAACGGGTGCGGGCGATAGTCTGGAACGTCCTACAAGACCCAACCTCATCATGCGGTGCAAAA ATATATGCCTGGATTTCCATTTTATTCGTTTTCCTTTCCATTTTTTCATTCTGCGCGGAAACGCATCCGGCATTCAAGGTAGACAGAAGCGCCCTCAAGTCTTTCGAAGCTTTATATAGCATCCAACCCGAGGCTACATACTTTACAGAAGCGACTGTAACCATTCCAAGTACGTTGAACGACACAAACTCAAATCAAACTGCGGATCAACGAGTTACACACCCTGCCTTGAAAATCATTGATTTATGCTGTGTCACTTTTTTCACCGTAGAATTTATCTGTCGGTTTGTCTTTTGTCCGGCTAAATTACAATTTATCACTACAGCACAAAATATCATCGACATTCTCGCTATTTTACCGGATTATGTGGAGTTTATCATATACATAATTAACCCATCTGGAGAGAAAATGCCTTTTATGGAATTTATTGTGATTCTGCGCATGCTCAGGTTATGTCGTATATTCCGCTTAATTCGCCATGTGCCTGGATTATGGATTTTACTGTATACATTGAAAGCCAGTTCCAACGAACTTTTGTTAATGTTTGTCTTCTTGTTGATTGGTATGATAGTTTTTGCTTCGCTAATTCATTTCGCAGAATCCGATAAAGGATTTGATAACATTCCAATTGGCTTTTGGTGGAGTGTTGTTACTATGACTACGGTTGGTTATGGGGATAAGTTTCCTCAAACAGCATACGGTTATATTGTAGGATCTCTATGCGCAGTCTCAGGACTTCTTATGATCGCTTTCACAGTGCCAATCATTGTTAGTAATTTCGTACTTTATTACACGCATGTGCAATATGGACTGGGAAAAATTGAACGCACGAAAAGAAACGCATTTGAGGAAGAAGAACAAGGTCTTATCAGTGACTATGAAAGTGAAACCGAGTGTATAGAATCAAAAGAGAtcataaaagtaaaagaaaatggCCACGGAAACCACGGGACTGACGGCAATTACAATAAAGTGTCAATTTCAAGCGAAGACAACAGTCCAGTATGA